CACATCAGTGATGCTGACTGGTATAATTTTCTTactggacagaggaggagagcctGAGTCAGTGGCTGTTATTTCAATATCATAGTGTGAGCAGCTCTCCCTGTCTAAAGttccactggtaaccagtgcgTAATTATTAGAAAAAGAAGGTTTCAGACTAAAGGGGAAGCCCTTGGTGAGTTGCAATGTTACTTTGCCATTATCAGCAGAATCAAGATCACGCGCACTGATCAGAGCAACTACTGTGCCACTTGGTGCGTCTTCGCGCACTGGCTTTGGCTGAGACGTGAGGACAATTTCAGGAGCGTTGTCGTTGAAATCAGTAATATCAACCTGCACGCGGCAGTGTCCCTCCATTTCAGGGCTGCCTTTATCTTTTGCAGTGACATCGATGTCAAACGACTTCACAGTTTCATAATCTAACTCCCCTTTCAGACTGATTTCACCCGTTATAGAGTTAATATCGAAGATTGACGACACAAAATCTGGAGTCCGAGAGCCGAATGAGAATTCGATTTGACCATTTAAACCTTCATCTGCATCTGTTGCTTTGGGTTTTATCACAATAGCTCCCTCCACACTTTTTTCATCCAGTGTTACTTTATAAACGTTCTTTTCAAATACTGGAAAATTATCATTTATATCAAGCACGGTTATGGTTATTTGTGACGTCCCTGATCTCACTGGATTCCCTCCATCTAATGCTGTTAGTAAGATTTTGTGAACAGCTTTCTTTTCTCGATCTAGTGGCTTTTCTAAGACAAGTTCCGGAACAGTTTTACCACCCTCTATCTCTTTGATTTTGAGGgaacaacaatcatttttacTAAGAGTATATGATTTAAGTGAATTGCTGCCAACGTCTGGGTCCGTTGCCCTCTCCAGAGGAAAGCGGGTGCCGACTGCTGCTGATTCTGCTATTTTTAAAGATAATTCGTTAGAAATGAAACCTGGTGAATTGTCATTAATATCTCGTATTTCTACCTCGATGCGATGTAACTGTAGCGGGTCCTCAATGACCACTTGCAGAGGTAGAACACAGCTGGCGCTTTGTCCACATAGAGCCTCTCTGTCTATTCTGTCATTCACCACCAGCTCGCCCTTCCCCGCATCCACAGTGAAATACTGCTTACCAGCCTCAGAGGCGACTCGCAGCTTACGATCAAAAATCTCAGACAGTCCCAAACCGAGATCTTTGGCTAGATTTCCTACCACAGAGCCCTGTTTTAGTTCCTCCGGGATGCTGTAACGAGTCTGTGCGTCTGTTAAACTccacaagagaaagaaatgatgccACCAAAGCGCCAGCCATCTCCAGTCTCGGTATCCCATTGTCTTTGTCATCCCTGATTCAGAAAAATGCATCATTTCCAATCCACAGGAACAAAGAACATGAAGTCAAAATCCACATCCCAAGAGCGTGACATATTCCGTTACAAAGATGCCTGTTTATGGCCAAAAATTGAGTTAAGAATTACCATGATACCTCGATTATATACAACATTTACctacactctctctcccccattctGAGCATTGTGGTTTTGGTGCTGAAGCTGCATGGGGGAGGGAGTAGATCTCTTTGTACAGTTCTGAATGTTATTGGTGCACAGCATCCACCTCTCACATCCAATGAGAGCAGCACCAAGCAGCGCCGTTAAAGACACACTCACCATTTGCACTCTCATGAAAGAGCGAGTGAAGCGACTGGAGGAGATGTATTTCAACATATCAACgcatcaaataaatgaaacattaatAATTGGATCAAGTCGATGTCTTCATTACATTAAGTGTACATTTAAGATTTAATTGTAATGACAGtatatgtgttttcatttatttgatgtcTAAATACAATCAGTCCCTTTTTACGTATCttagtaaaaaacaaacaaacagtccaGACATGAAATAGATGAAAATGGTTGAGTGGGTTAGTGATATGTTCATGGATTTCCAGTGTTACCTCCTGAGTCAGTGCCCCTAACAACACGTCATTCACAGGAAGTCCACAGGTCTCATGGGTCAGAGTCGCTGTCCACCCCTGTGGTGCTGAAAGTCTGATTTCGACAAGCTATGCAGAAACTAACAGACTGTTCATTTCAAACAGCCGCTGAGTGAGGCCTTAAAACACTACGTTCACTTGACAAATGATAAGCTTTAATTTTTGAAGTAAATTAAATATCCagtaatatttaaataaagcaaaagtgtgattttacattttcatttgacaaatattatatttaattgattaataCAACCACATATAAATGCAGTAATCTGTTTAATTGCCGAGAACGCTGCGATTTCCCTCAAACAAAGCAATTAGAATAAAATTATGTGTTTGCCATGTTCGTATTACACCATGCTCACCTGCTGGCTCTCAAAGGTCCAGGTGCTATCCGGTAAAGACGCATCCAGGACACTGATCACTTCCTTAAAGTCAGTGGTGCTGCTGGGCTTAATCAAAGTGAAGTCACTGTACTCTGACATTGGAGACATACAGGACCTGAAGGACTGACTCTgagacaacatgtctcctcccAGGACCTCCACGTACTTTATGGGTCCATCAGTGTTGAGCTGAATCTGCAGGTTTCTGTTGGGGTTCTTGTAATCATCACAGTCGCTCTGTCTCATGCAGCAACTACcgctgcttctgctgctcctgATGCATTTAACCGCTAAGATGAGAAAAGTCACCACAGACAGCACGGACACCGAGGCCAGAGAGAGAATCAAATAAAGGGTGATTCTCCCAGTTTTCTTGCTGGGCTCGCTCACTTTGTGTCGGAGGTCTAAGATGGGCTCATGGAGACCGTCCTCCAGCAGGATGGACACCGTGACAGTGGAGGACTGGACCGGTTCCCCGTCGTCCTTGATCTCTATAAGCAGCCTCTGAGAGGAGTCGTCCTGCTCGGACACAGCGCGTTTAGTCCTCACCTCCCCTGTGTACAGATTGACAGTGAACAGAGAGGCGTCTGTGGCCTCCGCCAGTTTGTAGGAGATCCAGGCGTTATGGCCCGAGTCAGCGTCCACGGCCGTCACCTTAGTGACCAGGTGACCCGCTTTAGCGGAGCGGGGCATTCTCTGATGAGAGAGGGAGCCCAGGGCAGCGGAGGAGGGGTAAATGACAGCGGGGGCGTTGTCGTTCTGGTCCAGGATAAAAACATGGACGGTGGTGTTGCTGCTGAGAGACGGAGAGCCCTGATCCTTTGCCTGAACCTGAATCTGAAACACCTTGAGTTTCTCATAGTCAAACGAGTGCATGCTGTAGATGCTGCCGTTATCTGAGTTAATGTAAACATACGACGAGACAGACACGTCCTGCACTTTAGAGTCCAGTATAGAGTAAGAGACTTTAGCGTTTTCACCAAAATCCAGGTCAGAGGCTGATACTGAGTACAGTATAGATCCTGGTACCCCATTCTcctttaaatacacattatagGAGGGCTGAGAGAATACAGGAGGGTTGTCATTCACATCAGTGATGCTGACTGGTATAATTTTCTTactggacagaggaggagagcctGAGTCAGTGGCTGTTATTTCAATATTATATTCAGAGAAACTCTCTCTGTCTAAAGCACCACTGGTAACTAGTTCATAATTATTAGAAAACGACGGTTTTAGAGTGAAGGGAGAACGTTTGGGTAAATGCAATGTGACTTTACCGTTATTACCGGAGTCAAGGTCTCGTGCTCTGATTAAAGCTACTACTGTGCCTCTTGGCGAGTCCTCGCGTAACGGATTCGGTTTTGAAGTGAGAACTATTTCTGGCGCATTGTCATTAATGTCGATCACTATTACTTGTACACGACAGTGTCCCTCCATTTCAGGAATTCCTTTATCCTTTGCAGTAATATCGATCTCATGTAGTGTATTACTTTCATAATCTAATGGCTCTATCAAGGAAATTTCGCCTGTTTCcgaatttaaattaaaaatagacAACAGTGATTGCGGTGTGTGCTCGGCAAATACATATTCAATTTCTCCATTAACACCTTCATCTGCGTCAGTTGCTTCGACTTTTACAAGAACTGAACCAGTGACGATATTTTCATGCGCAGTTACATTATACAATGTTCTTTTGAAAACAGGGACATTATCGTTGTTGTCGAGTACAGTAACTATAATATTTGTGGTTCCAGTTTTGACAGGGTTGCCTCCGTCCAAAGCTGTCAGCAGTAGCTGATGTacactttgtttctctctgtcaagTGATTTCTCTAGTAGTAGTTCTGGAACCTTTCGATTTCCAGACAATTCCTTAATCCTTAAACTAAAACAATCATCTTTACTCAGAATATAAGATTTTACTGAATTACTGCCAACGTCCAGATCCAGTGCTGTTTCTAAGGGAAAGCGTATGCCTGTGGCAGTAGATTCAGCTATTTTCAAAGATCGCTCCTCTGTTGAAAAAATAGGAGAATTGTCATTAATGTCCCTAATTTCAACTTCTATTCGGTGTAGTTGTAACGGATTCTCTGTCACAACCTGCAGAGGCAACACACAGCTGGTACTTTGTGCACAT
This window of the Paralichthys olivaceus isolate ysfri-2021 chromosome 9, ASM2471397v2, whole genome shotgun sequence genome carries:
- the LOC109648067 gene encoding protocadherin gamma-C5-like isoform X4, with amino-acid sequence MTKTMGYRDWRWLALWWHHFFLLWSITDAQTRYSIPEELKQGSVVGNLAKDLGLGLSDIFDRKLRVDSEAGKQYFSVDAGKGELVVNDRIDREALCAQSTSCVLPLQVVTENPLQLHRIEVEIRDINDNSPIFSTEERSLKIAESTATGIRFPLETALDLDVGSNSVKSYILSKDDCFSLRIKELSGNRKVPELLLEKSLDREKQSVHQLLLTALDGGNPVKTGTTNIIVTVLDNNDNVPVFKRTLYNVTAHENIVTGSVLVKVEATDADEGVNGEIEYVFAEHTPQSLLSIFNLNSETGEISLIEPLDYESNTLHEIDITAKDKGIPEMEGHCRVQVIVIDINDNAPEIVLTSKPNPLREDSPRGTVVALIRARDLDSGNNGKVTLHLPKRSPFTLKPSFSNNYELVTSGALDRESFSEYNIEITATDSGSPPLSSKKIIPVSITDVNDNPPVFSQPSYNVYLKENGVPGSILYSVSASDLDFGENAKVSYSILDSKVQDVSVSSYVYINSDNGSIYSMHSFDYEKLKVFQIQVQAKDQGSPSLSSNTTVHVFILDQNDNAPAVIYPSSAALGSLSHQRMPRSAKAGHLVTKVTAVDADSGHNAWISYKLAEATDASLFTVNLYTGEVRTKRAVSEQDDSSQRLLIEIKDDGEPVQSSTVTVSILLEDGLHEPILDLRHKVSEPSKKTGRITLYLILSLASVSVLSVVTFLILAVKCIRSSRSSGSCCMRQSDCDDYKNPNRNLQIQLNTDGPIKYVEVLGGDMLSQSQSFRSCMSPMSEYSDFTLIKPSSTTDFKEVISVLDASLPDSTWTFESQQQKPPNNDWRFTQGQRPGPSGPHMPYGTHIRWTPNTGKRATGGPEVAMGTGPWPQPPTEAEQLQALMAAANEVSEATATLGPGTMGLSTRYSPQFTLQHVPDYRQNVYIPGSTATLTSNPQQQQATAQQAAQQALPPPQASAQPEPPKAAQTPASKKKSTKKEKK
- the LOC109648067 gene encoding protocadherin gamma-C5-like isoform X13, which produces MTKTMGYRDWRWLALWWHHFFLLWSITDAQTRYSIPEELKQGSVVGNLAKDLGLGLSDIFDRKLRVDSEAGKQYFSVDAGKGELVVNDRIDREALCAQSTSCVLPLQVVTENPLQLHRIEVEIRDINDNSPIFSTEERSLKIAESTATGIRFPLETALDLDVGSNSVKSYILSKDDCFSLRIKELSGNRKVPELLLEKSLDREKQSVHQLLLTALDGGNPVKTGTTNIIVTVLDNNDNVPVFKRTLYNVTAHENIVTGSVLVKVEATDADEGVNGEIEYVFAEHTPQSLLSIFNLNSETGEISLIEPLDYESNTLHEIDITAKDKGIPEMEGHCRVQVIVIDINDNAPEIVLTSKPNPLREDSPRGTVVALIRARDLDSGNNGKVTLHLPKRSPFTLKPSFSNNYELVTSGALDRESFSEYNIEITATDSGSPPLSSKKIIPVSITDVNDNPPVFSQPSYNVYLKENGVPGSILYSVSASDLDFGENAKVSYSILDSKVQDVSVSSYVYINSDNGSIYSMHSFDYEKLKVFQIQVQAKDQGSPSLSSNTTVHVFILDQNDNAPAVIYPSSAALGSLSHQRMPRSAKAGHLVTKVTAVDADSGHNAWISYKLAEATDASLFTVNLYTGEVRTKRAVSEQDDSSQRLLIEIKDDGEPVQSSTVTVSILLEDGLHEPILDLRHKVSEPSKKTGRITLYLILSLASVSVLSVVTFLILAVKCIRSSRSSGSCCMRQSDCDDYKNPNRNLQIQLNTDGPIKYVEVLGGDMLSQSQSFRSCMSPMSEYSDFTLIKPSSTTDFKEVISVLDASLPDSTWTFESQQQKPPNNDWRFTQGQRPGPSGATGGPEVAMGTGPWPQPPTEAEQLQALMAAANEVSEATATLGPGTMGLSTRYSPQFTLQHVPDYRQNVYIPGSTATLTSNPQQQQATAQQAAQQALPPPQASAQPEPPKAAQTPASKKKSTKKEKK
- the LOC109648067 gene encoding protocadherin gamma-C5-like isoform X5, which codes for MTKTMGYRDWRWLALWWHHFFLLWSITDAQTRYSIPEELKQGSVVGNLAKDLGLGLSDIFDRKLRVDSEAGKQYFSVDAGKGELVVNDRIDREALCAQSTSCVLPLQVVTENPLQLHRIEVEIRDINDNSPIFSTEERSLKIAESTATGIRFPLETALDLDVGSNSVKSYILSKDDCFSLRIKELSGNRKVPELLLEKSLDREKQSVHQLLLTALDGGNPVKTGTTNIIVTVLDNNDNVPVFKRTLYNVTAHENIVTGSVLVKVEATDADEGVNGEIEYVFAEHTPQSLLSIFNLNSETGEISLIEPLDYESNTLHEIDITAKDKGIPEMEGHCRVQVIVIDINDNAPEIVLTSKPNPLREDSPRGTVVALIRARDLDSGNNGKVTLHLPKRSPFTLKPSFSNNYELVTSGALDRESFSEYNIEITATDSGSPPLSSKKIIPVSITDVNDNPPVFSQPSYNVYLKENGVPGSILYSVSASDLDFGENAKVSYSILDSKVQDVSVSSYVYINSDNGSIYSMHSFDYEKLKVFQIQVQAKDQGSPSLSSNTTVHVFILDQNDNAPAVIYPSSAALGSLSHQRMPRSAKAGHLVTKVTAVDADSGHNAWISYKLAEATDASLFTVNLYTGEVRTKRAVSEQDDSSQRLLIEIKDDGEPVQSSTVTVSILLEDGLHEPILDLRHKVSEPSKKTGRITLYLILSLASVSVLSVVTFLILAVKCIRSSRSSGSCCMRQSDCDDYKNPNRNLQIQLNTDGPIKYVEVLGGDMLSQSQSFRSCMSPMSEYSDFTLIKPSSTTDFKEVISVLDASLPDSTWTFESQQQKPPNNDWRFTQGQRPGPSGPHMPYGTHIRWTPNTGKRATGGPEVAMGTGPWPQPPTEAEQLQALMAAANVSEATATLGPGTMGLSTRYSPQFTLQHVPDYRQNVYIPGSTATLTSNPQQQQATAQQAAQQALPPPQASAQPEPPKAAQTPASKKKSTKKEKK